CCGTCAGCCCCTGACGCGCGTGCAGATCACCGGCATCTCGAAGTAGGGGAGACGCAGCCATGGCTCACAAGAAGGGTGCGTCCAGCTCCCGCAACGGGCGCGACTCGAACGCCCAGTACCTCGGCGTCAAGCGGTTCGGCGGCCAGGTCGTCAAGGCGGGCGAGATCCTCATCCGCCAGCGCGGCACCAAGTTCCACCCCGGCATCGACGTGGGCCGGGGCGGCGACGACACGCTGTTCGCGCTCGCCGAGGGCGCCGTCGAGTTCGGCTACCGCCGCGGCCGCAAGGTCATCAACATCGTGCCGGTCTCGGTCTGAGGCTGCACGACCAGATACATCTCGACGACGGCGGGCCGCCCTTGAGGGTGGTCCGCCGTTCGTCGTGCGAGGGAGAAACAGCTGATGTCGAGGTTCGTGGACCGCGTGGTGCTGCACGCCACGGCGGGGGCGGGCGGCAACGGCTGCGCCTCGGTGCACCGCGAGAAGTTCAAGCCGCTGGGCGGCCCGGACGGCGGTAACGGGGGGCGCGGCGGATCGATCGTGCTCGTCGTCGACCCCGGGGTGCACACCCTGCTCGACTTCCACCACCGCCCGCACGCGCTCGGCCGCAACGGCAAGCAGGGCCAGGGCGGGTTCAAGATGGGCGCCAACGCCGAGGACATCGAGCTCCTCGTGCCCGACGGCACCGTCGTGTTCTCCCCGGACGGCGAGATCGTCGCCGACCTCACCGGCCCGGGCACGCGGTTCGTCGCGGCCGAGGGAGGCCGGGGCGGGCTGGGCAACGCCGCGCTGTCGTCCAACGCGCGCAAGGCGCCCGGCTTCGCCCTGCTCGGGGAGCCCGGCGAGCAGCGCGACCTCGTGCTCGAGCTGCGCTCGATGGCCGACGTCGGCCTGGTCGGCTTCCCGTCGGCGGGCAAGTCGTCGCTGGTCGCGGCCCTGTCGGCGGCCCGGCCCAAGATCGCCGACTACCCGTTCACCACGCTGGTGCCGCAGCTCGGCGTCGTCACGGCGGGGGCCGAGGTCTTCACCGTCGCCGACGTGCCCGGCCTCATCCCGGGCGCCTCGCAGGGCCGCGGCCTGGGCCTGGACTTCCTGCGCCACATCGAGCGCTGCTCGGTGCTCGTGCACGTCGTCGACTGCGCCACGTTCGAGCCCGGCCGCGACCCGGCCGCCGACATCGAGGCCCTCGAGGCCGAGCTCGCGCAGTACACGCCCGCGCTCGGCGGCGAGCTGGCCGACCGGCCGCGGCTGATCGCGCTCAACAAGATCGACGTCCCGGACGCGGCCGACATGGCCGAGATCGTGGCCGCCGACCTGAAGGAGCGCTTCGGCTGGCGCGTCCTGGCGATCTCGACGGCCACGCACGCCGGCCTGCGCGAGCTGACGTTCGCGATGGCCGAGGAGGTCGCGGCCTACCGCGCAGCGCAGCCCGTCGTCGAGGCCACCCGGATCGTGCTGCGGCCCACCGCCGTCGACGACTCCGGCTTCACGATCGAGCCCGACCCGGAGATCGAGGGCGGGTTCCTCGTGCTCGGGGCCCGGCCGGAGCGCTGGATCCGCCAGACGTCCTTCGACAACGACGAGGCCGTCGGCTACCTCGCCGACCGCCTCGCCCGCCTCGGCGTCGAGGACGCGCTGGCCCGGGCCGGCGCGCACCGGGGGTCTCCGGTCACGATCGGCGACGTCACGTTCGACTGGGAGCCCAGCACGCCTGCCGGTGTCGCGGTGCTCATGTCCGGGCGCGGCACCGACCGCCGACTGGAGACCGACGACCGGATCCCCGCCTCGGAGCGGAAGGTGGCCCGCAACGCGCGCCGCCTGCACCGCACCGACGAGGAGCTGGCCCAGGAGCGCGCCGAGGCGGAGGCGGCCGACGAGCTCGACCGCCTCGCCGCCGCGGCGCGGGAGGACGCGTGGGAGGAGGGGGTCTGGGACGACGCCGCCCTTGATCCCGCAGCCCCCCGACCCCGCAGCCCCCGACCCCGCTGCCCCCGACCACGCTGCGCGGTGAGCGGCTCCGCCGCCCGTGCGCGGAAAGGCGTGCTCCGGCCGCCTCTTCCGCGCACGACCCGGAGGGAACGGTGAGCGGGGCCCGTGAGGCGCTCGGCGCGGCGCGGCGGGTCGTCGTCAAGGTCGGGTCGTCGTCGCTCACCTCGCTGTCCGGCGGGCTCGACCCGGCCCGGCTCGACTCCCTGGTCGACGCCCTCGCCGCGCGCCGGGCGACCGGCAGCCAGGTCGTGCTGGTGTCCTCGGGCGCGATCGCGGCGGGCCTCGCGCCGCTGGGGCTGACGAAGCGCCCGCGCGACCTCGCCACCCAGCAGGCCGCGGCCGCGGTCGGCCAGCTGCTGCTCGCGCAGGCCTACGGCGCCTCGTTCGCCCGGCACGGGCGGGCGATCGGGCAGGTGCTGCTCACCGCCGACGACATGATCCGCCGCGCCCACTACCGCAACGCCCAGCGCACGCTGGAACGGCTGCTCGGCCTCGACGTGCTCCCGGTGGTGAACGAGAACGACACCGTCGCCACCGACGAGATCCGCGTCGGCGACAACGACCGGCTCGCCGCGCTGGTCGCGCACCTCATCGGCGCCGACGCGCTCGTGCTCCTGTCCGACGTCGACGGCCTCTACGACGGCGACCCCCGCCGCCCGGGCTCCGTCCTCGTCCCCGAGGTCGGTGCGCCCGACGAGCTGGGAGCGGTCCGGATCGCGGCGCCCGGGCAGGGCAGCCTGGGGCGCGGCGGGATGGCCACGAAGATCACGGCGGCGGCGATGGCGTCGGCGTCGGGGATCCCGGTGCTGCTCGCGGCGGCCGAGGACGTCGCCGACGCACTGGACCCGGCCGGGCCGAAGGTGGGCACCGCGTTCCGGCCGTCCGGGCGGCGGATGTCGGCGCGCCGGTTCTGGCTGCTCCACGCCGCCGACGTGCGCGGGCGCCTGGACCTCGACGAGGGCGCGGTCGCCGCGGTGATCGGGCGGCGCCGCTCCCTGCTCGCCGCCGGCATCCACGGGATCTCGGGCGACTTCGTGGCCGGCGACGTCGTCGACCTCGTCGGGCCGGACGGGGCGGTCGTGGCGCGGGGGGTCGTCGGCTTCGACGCCGCGGAGCTGCCCGCCCTGATCGGCCGCCGCAGCCGCGACCTCCCCGCGGAGCTGCGCCGCGAGGTCGTGCACGCCGACGACCTCGTCCCGGTGTAACCCGGAGCCGTCCGGGCCGGTCCGGGTTGTCCGCCGGCAGGGGTCCGGCCACACTCGGCGGGGTGTCCGATGTCGACCGTGCCCGCGCCGCGCTGGTCGACGGGCTCGTCGCGACCGGCCGGATCCGGTCCGCGGCCGTCGAGGACGCCTTCCGGGCCGTGCCGCGGCACCTGTTCCTCCCCGACGCCGCGCCCGCGACGGCCTACGCCGACGACGCGGTCGCGGTGCAGCGCGTCGGCGGGGTGCCGACCAGCTCGGCCTCGCAGCCGTCGATGGTGGCGGTCATGCTCGAGCAGCTGGACCTGCGGCCGGGGCAGCGGGTGCTGGAGATCGGGGCCGGTACCGGGTGGAACGCCGCGCTGACGGCGCGGATCGTCGGCGCGTCCGGGCAGGTCACGACGGTCGACATCGACCCGCACCTGGTCGACTCCGCCGGGCGGCACCTCGCCGCGGCCGGCGTCACGGGCGTGCGGCTGCGGTGCGGCGACGGCGTCGCGGGGGAGCCCGACGGGGCCCCGTACGACCGGATCGTGCTCACCGTCGGCAGCGACGACGTGTGGCCGGCGTGGGTCGCGCAGCTCGCACCGGGCGGGCGGCTGCTCCTGCCGCTGGCGGTGCGCGGCAGCCAGCTCTCGGCGGCCCTCGACCTCGGCCCGGACGGCGTCCTGCGCAGCCACTCCCTGCGCAGCTGCGGGTTCATCCGGATGCGCGGCCCCGGAGCCGTCGACGACCGGCCGGTGGCGCTGCCCGGCGGCGGTGCGCTGTGGACGGTCCCCGGCGGTCCCGGCGCCGACCCGGCCGCGGTCGCGGCGGCGCTGGCCGATCCCCGGGAGGCGGCCGCGTCGCCGGTCGGGCTGGGCCCCGCCGACGTCCGGGACGGGTTCGGGCTCTGGCTCGCCCTCACCGAGCCGGGGGCGGGCCGCCTGCTGGCCGATCCGGGCGGTGAGCTGCCCGCGGGTCTCGGAGCGGGGTCCGCCGTGCCGGTGCTGGTGACCCCGCCGGATGCGGCCGCACCGGGTCTCGCGGCCGCCGTCCCCGGTCCCCGGGCGCGGGTGCCGGCCCCGCAGCCCGGGGGCGAGCCGGGGCGGGGACCGGCGGGCGGCGAGGTGCGGGTGTTCGGGCCCGGGGGCGCCGAGCTCGGCCGCCGGCTGCACCGCGCGCTGGACGCGTGGGCCGCGGCCGGGGCGCCCGGCGGGCCGGACTGGGCGCTGACGGTCGTCCCCGACGGCGTCCCGGCGCCGGCTGCGGGCGCGGTCACGGTCCGGACCCCGCACGCCCGCCTGCTGCTGGAGCCTCAGGCGCGGGGTTCGAGCACCACCAGCGGGATCTCACGGTCCGTGCGCTTCTGGTAGCCCGCGTAGTTGGCGTACTTCCCGGCGATCTGCGGCCACATCCGGGCCCGCTCCTGCGCCGTGACGATCCGCGCGGTCATCGGGGTGCGCGGACCGCCCTGGATCGACACCTCGACCTCCGGGCGGTCGCGCAGGTTGAGGAACCAGGCGGGGTGGGTGTCGTCGCCGCCGCGCGAGGCGACGACCACCGGGTGCCCGTCCTCGTGCAGCGGGGCCGTCAGCATCACCGACCGCGGCTGCCCGCTGCGCCGGCCGATCGTCGTCAGCTCCAGCACGGGCATGCCCATCGCGTCGTAGCCGACGCGTCCGCCGCTGAGCTTCAGCAGCGCTCGGTGGGCGGTGTTCATGGCCTTGAGCACGAAGTCGGCGGGCATGGGCCGAGTGTGTCACCCCTACAGCGCCGCCACCTCGTGCTCCAGGCGCGCGGCGAGGTGGCGGCGGGCGGCCTCGGTGCGGGTGGGCAGGTGCCCCGACCCGAACAGCGGCTCCCCGGGCTCGACGTCGCGGAGCACCTGACGGGCGAGCGTCTGCCGGTGCACCTCGGTCGGGCCGTCGGCGGTGGCCATGACCTGGGCGTCGACCATCATCGCCGAGAACGGCATCTCGTTGGAGATCCCCAGCGCGCCGTGCAGGTGCATCGCCCGCTGCACGACGTCGTGGTAGACGCGCGGCATCGCGACCTTGACCGCCGCGATGTCCTTGCGGACGGCCCGGTAGTCCTGGTGGCGGTCGATCAGCCAGGCCGTGCGCAGCAGCAGGAGCCGGAACCCCTCGATGTCGATCCAGCTCTCCGCGATCTTGTCCTGGGTGGACTGCATGTCGGCGAGGCGGCCGTGCCGGGTGGTGCGCGAGACCGCGCGCTCGGTCATGAGGTCGAACGCGCGGCGCATCTGCGCGATGGTGCGCATCCCGTGGTGGATGCGGCCGCCGCCGAGGCGGGTCTGGGCGATCGCGAACGCCTCGCCGGGCTCACCCAGCAGGTTCTCCGCGGGCACCCGCACGCCGGTGAAGCGCAGGTAGCCGTGGCTGGAGTGCTCGGGCGACTCGGTGCCGATCCCGGCGTCGCGCAGGTTCTCCAGCCCGGGCGTCCCGGCCGGGACGATGAACATCGACATGCTGCGGTGCGGCCCGGCCTCGGGGTCGGTCACGACCATGACCAGCAGGAACGCGGCGTGGCGGGCGTTGGAGGAGAACCACTTCTCGCCGTCGATGACCCACTCGTCGCCGTCGCGGACCGCGCGGGTGGTGAACAGCGTCGGGTCGGCCCCGGCGTGCGGCTCTGTCATCGAGTAGCAGGAGGAGATCTCGCCGTCGAGCAGCGGCTGCAGGTAGCGGGCCTTCTGCTCGGCGGTGCCGTAGCGCGCGAGGATCTCGGCGTTGCCGGAGTCGGGGGCCTGGCAGCCGAACACCGACGGCGCCCAGCGCGAGCGGCCGAGCAGCTCGTTGAGCAGCGCCAGCCGCACCTGTCCGTAGCCCTGCCCGCCCAGCTCCGGGCGCAGGTGGCAGGCCCACAGCCGGCGCTCGCGCACCTGCGCCTGCAGCGGCCGGACCAGCCGCCACGCGCGCTCGTCGGACTTGTCGTACGGGTCGCCCAGCACGAGGTCGAGCGGCTCGACCTCGTCCCGGACGAACGCGTCGACCCAGTCCAGCTCCGCCTGGAAGGCGGGCTCGGTCTCGAAGTCCCACATGCCGGGCGACGCTAGGAGCGGTACCCGCGGGGGACAACCGGGTCGCGGGTCGCGGTTGTCGAGGTCTCCACACCGCCGACGAGCCCCTCCACCTGGAACGCGAGCTGCGCCGCGAGCAGGGTGTCGAAGCGGCGGACGTCCATCCCGGTGACGTGCTCGATGCGGCCGAGCCGGTAGCGGACGGTGTTCTCGTGCACGCCCAGCGCCGCGGCCGTCGCGCGGACCTGCGCGCCGCAGTCCAGGTAGCTGCGCAGGGTCTCGACGAGGCCGCCGCCCCCCGCGTCGTCGCTGCGGCGCAGCGGGCCGAGGCACTGCTCGGCGAACCGCAGCGCGACGTCGGTGCGGTCGCCGTTGACCACCAGCCGCAGGGTCGACAGCTCGGTGACCGCGACGACGTCGGCGCGCCCGCCCAGCGCGTCGACGATCCGGTCGACCTCCCGGGTCTCGGCCAGCGCGGGCGGGTAGTCGCCGACGTCGTGGCACACCCCCGAGACGACGGCCCGCCGGACGCCCGTGTGCCGGGCCACCGCGTCGAGGGCGGCGCGCAGACCGGCGTGCACCCCGCGCAGCGCGGGCGGGCCGGGATCGGCGGGCAGCCGGACCAGCACGACGACGTCGTCGGGCCCGGCGTGCGCGGGCGGGGGGTCGTCGAGCAGGGGTCCGAGCGCGGCGACGACGGCGGCGCGGCAGGCCCCGGCGGACCGGTCGGGTGCCACCGGCAGCCGCACGACGAGGTGCGGCCGCTGCAGGTCCAGGCCCACGTGGGTGGTGAGGCGGCGCAGGTCGTCGACGCTGCGGGCGCCGAGCAGGAGATCGGCGAGCACGTCGTCGTGCGCCTGGGCCGAGGCCCGGATCCGGCGGGTCTCGCCGAGCAGCTGCAACGACAGCAGCGCGGCGGCGTGCTCGGCGAGCGGGGTCTCGGCCGGGCCGAGCGCGCGGCCCATCTCGATCACGTCGAGGTAGCCCGCCACGCGCCCCTCGGCCAGCAGCACCGCGACGAGGTGGCGGCGCACCAGCGGGGGGCGGGGGAGCAGCACCACCGACGGACGGTCGGGGCCGAGCGCGTCCAGGGCGGCCCGGACGGCGGGGGCGTCGAGCGCGGCCGGGGCGAGGGCGGGGGCGTCGGTCAGCCGCAGCGCGGGAGGCGCGGCCCAGGTCCGCACGCGCAGGTCCGGACCGAGCAGGGCGACGGGCCGGGCGAGCAGCTCGGCCAGCTCGGCGACGACCTCGTCGATCTCCGCCCCGGCGAGCACCGCCCGGGACAGCCGGCACCGCGACGGGCGGTCGGGGGCGGTGCGGACGGGCCGGGGCCGGCCGAGTGCCGCCTCGGCCAGGGCGACGACCTGGCCCGCCACCGCCTCGTCGACCGGACCCGGACCGGCGGGCTCCAGCTCGAGGACCCCCCGCAGCTCGCCGTCGACCAGCAGCGGGAGGGCGAGCGCCGCGGCGGCGCCGCGCGCCGGGCGGGCGCTGCGCAGCACCGCGTCGACCAGCGGGGACCCGGGTGCGGGGTCGCCGGCGCCGGGCGAGGCCGCGACCGGGCGGAGCCCGCCGTCGGGGCCGACGACGTGCAGCGCGCAGCGGGCCAGCCGCAGCCGGTCGCGCGCCGAGTCGAGGAGGAAGGCCAGCGACGCGCAGGCCGCCCCGCCGACGACGGGATCGGCGTGGTCCGGGGCGAGTGGGCTCGGCATCGCGTCCCGTCACCTCCGTCGGTGTCCTTGCCCTGTGTGAGCTGCGCCATTACCGTGACAGCCCTAACGATCGTTAGGCAAGACCTGGAGACGATCCCACGGAAGGGACACCCACATGGACGTCGGTGTACTGCTGGTCTTCCAGAACTGGCACGAGAACCTCAGCGACGGCGAGATGTTCCGTCAGGAGACCGAGCTCGGGGTGCTGGCCGAGGAGTACGGCTTCGACTCCGTCTGGGCCGCCGAGCACCACTTCGACGACTACTCGATGTGCCCGGACAACCTGCAGCTCATGAGCTACCTCGCGGCGCGGACCAGCCGCATCAAGCTCGGCACCGGCGCGGTGATCCTGCCGTGGAACAACCCGCTGCGGGTCGTCGAGAAGGTCACGATGCTCGACATCCTGTCGAACGGCCGCACGCTGTTCGGGATGGGCCGCGGCCTCGCGAAGATGGAGTACGAGGGCTTCGGCGTCGACATGAACACCTCGCGCGGCCGGTTCGACGAGGCCGCCGAGCTGATCATCCGCGGCCTGGAGAACGGCTACGTCGAGAACGACGGCCCGATCTACGTGCAGCCGCGCGTCGACGTCCGCCCCGGACCGGAGCCCGGCACGCAGTGGGCCGACCGGATCTACGGCGTCGCGATGTCGCCGGACTCGGTGCCCGCGGTCGCGAAGGTCGGCGCCCGGATGATGACGTTCATGCAGTACCCGGCCGAGATGCACGTGCCGGCGATCGAGCGCTACCGCGAGGTGTACCGCGAGACCCACCACCGCGAGCCGGGCCCGGTCCTCACGCAGGACTTCATCTACTGCCACGAGGACTCCGACGTCGCCGAGCAGACGGCGCGGGAGTACCTGAGCCGCTACTTCCTCTCGGTCATCAAGCACTACGACTTCGCGGGCTCGCACTGGCGCGAGACCAAGGGGTACGAGGCCTACCAGTCCGGCGCCGACATGATCCGCGAGGCCGGGATGGAGGCGGCGGGCGCGGGGTACGCCGACACGCAGATCTGGGGCACCCCCGAGCAGATCGTCGAGAAGTACCGCGAGCGCGTCGCGCTGTTCGGCGACCACCAGCCCAACGTGGCGCCGTCGTTCGCCGGGCTGCCGTTCGACAAGGTCCGGGCGAGCATGAAGCTGTTCGCCGAGAAGGTCGTCCCGGAGCTGCACAAGATGGGCGTGAAGACCGCCGTCCCGGCCTGACGGGCCCCCCGGGACGGGTGGCGGTGCGCCCGCCCGTCCCGGGGTGGGATCCTGAGCGCGGCCCGACCGGAAGGACCCCAGATGACGGCCGCCGAGCAGCGGGAGGTGCCGCCGGTCCGCCGCGGCGCCCGGCGGGCCGAGCTCGTGGCGCTGGCCAGCCGCCTGTTCCGCGAGCGCGGGTACCACGGCGTGGGCATGCGGACGCTCGCCGAGGCCGCCGACATGCAGGCCGCCTCGCTCTACCACCACTTCCGCAACAAGGAGGAGCTGCTCCTCGAGGCGATCTTCGTCGTCGACCGCGACCTCATCGAGGACCAGCTCCCGATCCTCGACGGGCCCGGCACGCACCGCGCACGCCTGGCCCGCCTCGTCCGCGCGCACGTCCGGCACATCGCGGCGAACCGCGACGCCTGGTGGGTCGCCTCGCGCGAGCTGCGGGCGCTGTCGCCGGAGAAGCTCGACACCGTGCAGGTCTACCGCCGCCGCTACCAGCACCGCATCGCCGAGCACCTCGCCGACGGGGTGCGCGCGGGCGAGTTCGACTGCCCGGACCCGCGCCTGGGGACGCTCGCGATCCTCGACATGCTCAACGGGCTGAACGAGTGGTACGACCCCGCCGGCCGGTTGACGATCGGGGAGATCGCCGACCGCTACGCCGAGCTGATCATCCGCCAGCTCGGTCCCTGACCCGCCGCGCCGGCGCGCCGAACGAGGCGAGCAGCCCGCCGTCGACCGCGACGGTCGACCCCGTCATGTACGACGACCCGGCCACCGACCACACGACGTCGGCGATCTCCGCGGCCCGGCCGGGGCGGCCCAGCGGGATGCCCGCGACGATCCGCTCCCGCGCCGCGGCCGGGATGCCGTCGGTCATGTCGGTCTCGACGAACCCCGGCACGACCAGGTTGACGCGGATCCCGTCGCGGGCGAGCTCGATCGCGAGCGTCTGCGTCAGCCCGGACAGCCCGGCCTTGGCCGAGCCGTAGGCGACGTCGCCCGCGAAGCCCCGCAGCCCGACGACCGCGCCGATGTTGACCACCGCCGAGCCCGCGACCAGCAGCGGGCGCGCCGCCCGGACCACGGTGAACGCCCCGGTCAGGTTCGTGGCGAGGACCTCGTTCCACGCCGCGTCGCCCACCTGCTCGACCAGCCCGCCGCGGTGCACGCCCGCGGAGTTGACGAGCACGTCGACGGGGCCGTCGAGCTGCTCGAACGCCGCGGCCACCGACGCGGGGTCCGCGACGTCGACCGCCAGCGCCAGCACCCGCCCGGCCGGCCGGTCGGAGCCCGCGGCGGACCGGGCGAGGACGACCACCCGGTCGCCCCCGGCGAGCGCGCGGTCGACGACCGCGCGCCCGATCCCGCGGGACCCGCCCGTGACCACCCAGGTGCGGGCCACCTCAGCCCGCGAGCCCGCCGAGGAAGGCCAGCAGCTCCGCGCGGTAGGTGTCGCCGTCCTCCAGGAAGGGCGCGTGCCCGCAGCCGCCGAACTCGACGAGCCGGGCGTCGCGGAACAGGGTGCGCGAGGCGGCGACCCCGTCGAAGGAGACGAAGCCGTCCTCGCGCCCGCACAGCAGCAGCACCGGGCAGGCGAGCGTGGGCAGGACGTCGCGCTGGTCGATGCCGGCCAGGTCGCGCAGGGTGAGGTCGGCCTTCGGCCCGGACTCCATGAACTGCAGCCACATCGACTCGACGACGTCGGCGCCGACCGGCTTGACGCACACCGCCCCCGCCACCGCCCGGAACGTCGACGCCCGGTCCGCGGCCAGCCCCGCGAGGACGCCCTCGACGTCGGCCGGTGTGCCGCCGTAGGGCCAGCCCTCGGCCGAGGTGTAGCGCGGGGTGGCGCCGCCGGTGAGCACCAGCCCGGCGAGGTTCGACCCGAGCCGGGCCGCGGCCTCGGTGGCGACCGCACCCCCGAGCGACCAGCCGTTGAGCACGGGGGACCGGAGCCCCAGGTGCTCGACGATCGCGACGACGTCGGAGGCGATCGCCGCGATCGAGGTGTCGGTGAAGTCCTTGTCCGAGCGCCCGCACGCCCGGTGGTCGAGCGTGACGACCGCGTGGCCCGCGGCCAGCAGCGCGGGGAGCGTGGTGTCCCAGCAGCGCGACGTCACGCCCCAGCCGTGCACGAGGACCACCGGGCGGCCCGCGCCCGCGTGGTGCTCGTAGTAGACCCGCTTGCCGTCCTCCACCTCGAGGAACGCCATGTCAGTACCCCTTCTCCGTCATGTCCGTCCGGCGTACCGGCTGCGCAGCCGCCGCTTGTCCGTCTTGCCGACGCTCGTGCGCGGCAGCGCGTCCACCACCACGACGTCCTCGGGCAGCCACCAGCGCGGCACCCGCTCCGCCAGGCGCTCCAGCAGCTGCGCGCCCGTGGCCCGCGCGCCGTCGCGCAGCACCGCGACCGCGAGCGGGCGCTCCTGCCAGCGCCGGTGCGGCACCGCGACGACCGCGGCGTCGGCGACGTCCGGGTCGGCCAGCAGCGCCTGCTCCAGGGCCACCGAGCTGATCCACTCGCCGCCGCTCTTGATGAGGTCCTTGACCCGGTCCACCACGCGCAGCCGGCCCTCGGCGTCGATCGTCGCGACGTCGCCGGTGCGCAGCCACCCGTCGGCGAAGCGGTCCGGTGCCTCCCCGAGGTAGTAGGACGTGGCCACCCACGGGCCGCGGACGTGCAGCTCCCCGGCCGCCGTCCCGTCCCACGGGAGCTCGCGCCCGGCGTCGTCGACGATCCGCCAGCGCAGGCCGGGCAGCAGCCTGCCCTGGGTCTGCGCGTTGCGGTGCCTCTCCTGCGCGTCGCCGATCTCGGCGGGCGGGCGCGTGAACGTCGCCATCGGAGAGATCTCGGTCATGCCCCAGCCCTGGAACACCGGGACGCCGAGCTCGTCGAGGTCGCGGATCAGGTCGAGCGAGGGGGTGGAGCCGCCGAGCACGAGGGCCCGCAGGCTCGACAGGTCGCCGCCGTGGGCCCGGACGTGCGCCACCAGGTCGACGGCGACGGTCGGCACCATCCCGACGTAGGTCACGCGCTCGCGCTCGACGATCTCCGCGATCCGCTCGACGCCCGGGTGCGGGCCGGGGAGGACCTGCGCGGCCCCGGCCATCGTCGCGGCGAACGGCACGCCCCAGCCGTTGGCGTGGAACAGCGGCACGACGTGCAGCACGGTGTCGCGGGCGGAGATCGCGTGGCCGTCGGCGAGGCAGGCGGCGAAGGTGTGCAGGCTCAGGCCGCGGTGGGTGTAGCCGACGCCCTTGGGCCGGCCGGTGGTGCCCGAGGTGTAGCAGAGCACGGCGAGGTCGTGCTCCGAGCGCGGCGGCGGCTCGGTGAGCTCCGGACCGGCCGCGACCAGCGCCTCGTAGGCGTCGCCGGAGTCGAGCACGCCGAGCTCGGGGTGCACGCCGTCGAGCAGGTGGGCCAGGTCGGCGTCGGCGATGATCAGCCGGTCGTCGGCGTGCCCCGCGATGTAGGCGATCTCCTCGGCCGACAGCCGCAGGTTGAGCGTGTGCAGCACGGCCCCGGCCAGCGGCACCGCGGCGTAGAGCTCCAGGTGGCGGTGGTGGTTCCAGCACAGGCTCGCCACCCGGTCGCCGGGCCGCACCCCGAGCGCGCGCAGCGCCCCGGCGAGCCGGGCCACCCGCCCCGCGTACGCGCCGTAGTCGTACCGGACGACCTCGACCCCGTCGTC
This sequence is a window from Pseudonocardia petroleophila. Protein-coding genes within it:
- the rpmA gene encoding 50S ribosomal protein L27, yielding MAHKKGASSSRNGRDSNAQYLGVKRFGGQVVKAGEILIRQRGTKFHPGIDVGRGGDDTLFALAEGAVEFGYRRGRKVINIVPVSV
- the obgE gene encoding GTPase ObgE — protein: MMSRFVDRVVLHATAGAGGNGCASVHREKFKPLGGPDGGNGGRGGSIVLVVDPGVHTLLDFHHRPHALGRNGKQGQGGFKMGANAEDIELLVPDGTVVFSPDGEIVADLTGPGTRFVAAEGGRGGLGNAALSSNARKAPGFALLGEPGEQRDLVLELRSMADVGLVGFPSAGKSSLVAALSAARPKIADYPFTTLVPQLGVVTAGAEVFTVADVPGLIPGASQGRGLGLDFLRHIERCSVLVHVVDCATFEPGRDPAADIEALEAELAQYTPALGGELADRPRLIALNKIDVPDAADMAEIVAADLKERFGWRVLAISTATHAGLRELTFAMAEEVAAYRAAQPVVEATRIVLRPTAVDDSGFTIEPDPEIEGGFLVLGARPERWIRQTSFDNDEAVGYLADRLARLGVEDALARAGAHRGSPVTIGDVTFDWEPSTPAGVAVLMSGRGTDRRLETDDRIPASERKVARNARRLHRTDEELAQERAEAEAADELDRLAAAAREDAWEEGVWDDAALDPAAPRPRSPRPRCPRPRCAVSGSAARARKGVLRPPLPRTTRRER
- the proB gene encoding glutamate 5-kinase, which produces MSGAREALGAARRVVVKVGSSSLTSLSGGLDPARLDSLVDALAARRATGSQVVLVSSGAIAAGLAPLGLTKRPRDLATQQAAAAVGQLLLAQAYGASFARHGRAIGQVLLTADDMIRRAHYRNAQRTLERLLGLDVLPVVNENDTVATDEIRVGDNDRLAALVAHLIGADALVLLSDVDGLYDGDPRRPGSVLVPEVGAPDELGAVRIAAPGQGSLGRGGMATKITAAAMASASGIPVLLAAAEDVADALDPAGPKVGTAFRPSGRRMSARRFWLLHAADVRGRLDLDEGAVAAVIGRRRSLLAAGIHGISGDFVAGDVVDLVGPDGAVVARGVVGFDAAELPALIGRRSRDLPAELRREVVHADDLVPV
- a CDS encoding methyltransferase domain-containing protein encodes the protein MSDVDRARAALVDGLVATGRIRSAAVEDAFRAVPRHLFLPDAAPATAYADDAVAVQRVGGVPTSSASQPSMVAVMLEQLDLRPGQRVLEIGAGTGWNAALTARIVGASGQVTTVDIDPHLVDSAGRHLAAAGVTGVRLRCGDGVAGEPDGAPYDRIVLTVGSDDVWPAWVAQLAPGGRLLLPLAVRGSQLSAALDLGPDGVLRSHSLRSCGFIRMRGPGAVDDRPVALPGGGALWTVPGGPGADPAAVAAALADPREAAASPVGLGPADVRDGFGLWLALTEPGAGRLLADPGGELPAGLGAGSAVPVLVTPPDAAAPGLAAAVPGPRARVPAPQPGGEPGRGPAGGEVRVFGPGGAELGRRLHRALDAWAAAGAPGGPDWALTVVPDGVPAPAAGAVTVRTPHARLLLEPQARGSSTTSGISRSVRFW
- a CDS encoding nitroreductase/quinone reductase family protein, coding for MPADFVLKAMNTAHRALLKLSGGRVGYDAMGMPVLELTTIGRRSGQPRSVMLTAPLHEDGHPVVVASRGGDDTHPAWFLNLRDRPEVEVSIQGGPRTPMTARIVTAQERARMWPQIAGKYANYAGYQKRTDREIPLVVLEPRA
- a CDS encoding acyl-CoA dehydrogenase family protein, which encodes MWDFETEPAFQAELDWVDAFVRDEVEPLDLVLGDPYDKSDERAWRLVRPLQAQVRERRLWACHLRPELGGQGYGQVRLALLNELLGRSRWAPSVFGCQAPDSGNAEILARYGTAEQKARYLQPLLDGEISSCYSMTEPHAGADPTLFTTRAVRDGDEWVIDGEKWFSSNARHAAFLLVMVVTDPEAGPHRSMSMFIVPAGTPGLENLRDAGIGTESPEHSSHGYLRFTGVRVPAENLLGEPGEAFAIAQTRLGGGRIHHGMRTIAQMRRAFDLMTERAVSRTTRHGRLADMQSTQDKIAESWIDIEGFRLLLLRTAWLIDRHQDYRAVRKDIAAVKVAMPRVYHDVVQRAMHLHGALGISNEMPFSAMMVDAQVMATADGPTEVHRQTLARQVLRDVEPGEPLFGSGHLPTRTEAARRHLAARLEHEVAAL
- a CDS encoding PucR family transcriptional regulator; this encodes MPSPLAPDHADPVVGGAACASLAFLLDSARDRLRLARCALHVVGPDGGLRPVAASPGAGDPAPGSPLVDAVLRSARPARGAAAALALPLLVDGELRGVLELEPAGPGPVDEAVAGQVVALAEAALGRPRPVRTAPDRPSRCRLSRAVLAGAEIDEVVAELAELLARPVALLGPDLRVRTWAAPPALRLTDAPALAPAALDAPAVRAALDALGPDRPSVVLLPRPPLVRRHLVAVLLAEGRVAGYLDVIEMGRALGPAETPLAEHAAALLSLQLLGETRRIRASAQAHDDVLADLLLGARSVDDLRRLTTHVGLDLQRPHLVVRLPVAPDRSAGACRAAVVAALGPLLDDPPPAHAGPDDVVVLVRLPADPGPPALRGVHAGLRAALDAVARHTGVRRAVVSGVCHDVGDYPPALAETREVDRIVDALGGRADVVAVTELSTLRLVVNGDRTDVALRFAEQCLGPLRRSDDAGGGGLVETLRSYLDCGAQVRATAAALGVHENTVRYRLGRIEHVTGMDVRRFDTLLAAQLAFQVEGLVGGVETSTTATRDPVVPRGYRS